One region of Streptomyces capillispiralis genomic DNA includes:
- the ispG gene encoding flavodoxin-dependent (E)-4-hydroxy-3-methylbut-2-enyl-diphosphate synthase gives MTAISLGMPSIPTKLAERRKSRQIQVGSVAVGGDAPVSVQSMTTTRTSDIGATLQQIAELTASGCQIVRVACPTQDDADALATIARKSQIPVIADIHFQPKYVFAAIEAGCAAVRVNPGNIKKFDDQVKEIARAANDHGTPIRIGVNAGSLDRRLLQKYGKATPEALVESALWEASLFEEHDFRDIKISVKHNDPVVMIEAYRQLAEQCDYPLHLGVTEAGPAFQGTIKSAVAFGALLSQGIGDTIRVSLSAPPAEEVKVGIQILESLNLKERGLEIVSCPSCGRAQVDVYKLAEEVTAGLTGMEVPLRVAVMGCVVNGPGEAREADLGVASGNGKGQIFVKGEVIKTVPESRIVETLIEEAMKIAEQMEKDGVASGEPEISVAG, from the coding sequence ATGACTGCGATTTCTCTCGGCATGCCGTCCATTCCGACCAAGCTCGCCGAGCGCCGCAAGAGCCGGCAGATCCAGGTCGGCTCCGTGGCGGTGGGCGGTGACGCGCCCGTGTCCGTGCAGTCCATGACGACGACGCGTACGTCCGACATCGGCGCCACCCTCCAGCAGATCGCGGAGCTGACGGCGTCCGGCTGCCAGATCGTCCGCGTGGCGTGTCCGACGCAGGACGACGCGGACGCGCTGGCGACGATCGCCCGCAAGTCGCAGATCCCGGTGATCGCGGACATCCACTTCCAGCCCAAGTACGTCTTCGCGGCGATCGAGGCGGGCTGCGCGGCGGTGCGGGTGAACCCGGGGAACATCAAGAAGTTCGACGACCAGGTCAAGGAGATCGCCCGGGCGGCCAATGACCACGGCACCCCGATCCGGATCGGCGTGAACGCGGGGTCGCTGGACCGGCGGCTGCTGCAGAAGTACGGCAAGGCGACGCCCGAGGCGCTGGTCGAGTCCGCCCTGTGGGAGGCGTCCCTCTTCGAGGAGCACGACTTCCGGGACATCAAGATCTCGGTGAAGCACAACGACCCGGTCGTGATGATCGAGGCGTACCGGCAGCTGGCCGAGCAGTGCGACTACCCGCTGCACCTGGGTGTGACCGAGGCGGGTCCGGCGTTCCAGGGCACGATCAAGTCGGCGGTGGCGTTCGGTGCGCTGCTCTCGCAGGGCATCGGGGACACGATCCGGGTGTCGCTGTCGGCGCCGCCGGCCGAGGAGGTCAAGGTCGGCATCCAGATCCTGGAGTCGCTGAACCTGAAGGAGCGCGGTCTGGAGATCGTGTCCTGCCCGTCCTGCGGGCGTGCGCAGGTGGACGTCTACAAGCTGGCCGAAGAGGTCACCGCCGGTCTGACCGGCATGGAGGTCCCGCTCCGTGTCGCCGTCATGGGCTGTGTCGTCAACGGTCCGGGTGAGGCCCGCGAGGCCGACCTGGGTGTCGCCTCCGGCAACGGCAAGGGGCAGATCTTCGTGAAGGGCGAGGTCATCAAGACCGTGCCCGAGTCCAGGATCGTGGAGACGCTGATCGAAGAGGCGATGAAGATCGCCGAGCAGATGGAGAAGGACGGCGTGGCCTCGGGCGAGCCGGAGATCTCCGTCGCGGGCTGA
- a CDS encoding M50 family metallopeptidase yields the protein MFILGIVVFAAGLLFSIAWHELGHLSTAKMFGIRVPQYMVGFGPTLWSRHKGETEYGVKAIPFGGYIRMIGMFPPGPDGRLEARSTSPWRGMIEDARSAAFEELRPGDEKRLFYTRKPWKRVVVMFAGPFMNLILAVVLFLTVLMGFGVQQQTTTVSSVSPCVISQSENRDECEKSDPRSPAAAAGMKAGDRIVAFDGVRTDDWGTLSDLIRDSAGRAVPIVVDRDGREVTLQAKIATNQVAKKDASGAYVEGEYVKAGFLGFSAANGVVKQDLGESVVWMTDRVGDAVDSLAALPSKIPALWDAAFGDGPREPDSPMGVVGAARVGGEIATLDIPASQQLAMFVMLLAGFNLSLFLFNMLPLLPLDGGHIAGALWESLRRNTAKVLRRPDPGPFDVAKLMPVAYVVAGIFVCFTLLVLIADVVNPVRIS from the coding sequence ATGTTCATCCTCGGCATAGTCGTCTTCGCGGCAGGCCTGCTGTTCTCGATCGCCTGGCACGAGCTGGGCCACCTGTCCACCGCCAAGATGTTCGGCATCCGCGTGCCGCAGTACATGGTCGGCTTCGGTCCGACCCTGTGGTCCCGGCACAAGGGCGAGACCGAGTACGGCGTCAAGGCCATCCCGTTCGGCGGCTACATCCGCATGATCGGCATGTTCCCGCCCGGCCCCGACGGCCGCCTCGAGGCCCGCTCCACCTCGCCCTGGCGCGGCATGATCGAGGACGCCCGCTCGGCCGCGTTCGAGGAGCTCAGGCCCGGCGACGAGAAACGCCTGTTCTACACGCGCAAGCCGTGGAAACGGGTCGTCGTGATGTTCGCGGGCCCGTTCATGAACCTGATCCTCGCGGTCGTGCTGTTCCTCACCGTGCTGATGGGCTTCGGCGTCCAGCAGCAGACCACCACCGTCAGCTCGGTCTCGCCCTGCGTCATCTCGCAGAGCGAGAACCGCGACGAGTGCGAGAAGTCCGACCCCCGGTCCCCGGCCGCGGCCGCCGGCATGAAGGCGGGCGACAGGATCGTCGCCTTCGACGGTGTCCGCACCGACGACTGGGGCACCCTCTCCGACCTCATCCGCGACAGCGCCGGCCGGGCCGTGCCGATCGTCGTCGACCGCGACGGCCGGGAGGTGACCCTCCAGGCGAAGATCGCCACCAACCAGGTCGCCAAGAAGGACGCGAGCGGCGCCTACGTCGAGGGCGAGTACGTCAAGGCCGGCTTCCTCGGCTTCAGCGCCGCCAACGGCGTCGTCAAACAGGACCTCGGCGAGTCCGTGGTGTGGATGACCGACCGGGTCGGCGACGCCGTCGACTCCCTCGCCGCCCTGCCCTCCAAGATCCCCGCCCTGTGGGACGCGGCCTTCGGCGACGGCCCCCGCGAACCCGACTCCCCGATGGGCGTCGTCGGCGCCGCCCGGGTCGGCGGCGAGATCGCCACCCTCGACATCCCGGCGTCCCAGCAGCTCGCCATGTTCGTGATGCTGCTCGCCGGCTTCAACCTCTCCCTGTTCCTGTTCAACATGCTCCCGCTGCTGCCGCTCGACGGCGGGCACATCGCGGGCGCGCTGTGGGAGTCGCTGCGCCGCAACACCGCCAAAGTGCTGCGCCGGCCCGACCCGGGCCCGTTCGACGTGGCGAAACTGATGCCGGTGGCCTACGTGGTGGCCGGGATCTTCGTCTGCTTCACCCTCCTCGTCCTCATCGCCGACGTGGTGAACCCGGTGCGGATCTCGTAG
- a CDS encoding GNAT family N-acetyltransferase: MLRFPGHGRHHPDDIVIGPLDLPGHVDEALAVQAVAFGLGPDEVAVRRQIVLRHMTFPGARAFGATTRGRLVGFVYGMPNDRTHWWSTVVEPYLRAGGHEDWLDDSFVITELHVHPRHQKHGIGRALITTITDGADQPRSILSAIDIESPARRLYRSLGYQDLARQVHFPSASRPYAVMGAPLPLLRP, translated from the coding sequence ATGCTGCGCTTTCCGGGTCACGGCCGTCACCACCCCGACGACATCGTGATCGGCCCACTCGACCTCCCCGGCCACGTCGACGAGGCGCTGGCGGTACAGGCGGTGGCGTTCGGGCTCGGCCCCGACGAGGTGGCCGTGCGCCGGCAGATCGTGCTGCGCCACATGACCTTCCCCGGCGCCCGTGCCTTCGGCGCCACCACCCGGGGCCGGCTCGTCGGCTTCGTCTACGGCATGCCCAACGACCGCACCCACTGGTGGTCCACCGTCGTGGAGCCCTATCTGCGCGCCGGGGGCCACGAGGACTGGCTCGACGACTCCTTCGTCATCACCGAGCTGCACGTCCACCCCCGGCACCAGAAGCACGGCATCGGCCGCGCCCTGATCACCACCATCACCGACGGCGCCGACCAGCCCCGCTCGATCCTCTCCGCGATCGACATCGAGAGCCCCGCCCGCCGCCTGTACCGCTCGCTCGGCTACCAGGACCTCGCCCGCCAGGTCCATTTCCCCAGCGCCTCCAGGCCCTACGCCGTCATGGGCGCCCCCCTGCCGCTCCTGCGCCCATAA
- a CDS encoding aminoglycoside phosphotransferase family protein: MVFEPPQRLVRALGETAPEGDDWLEKLPEVARGAVAQRELTVERVQVPGGRSSLVVLVRTADGTPAVLKLAPRRARPESERAALAHWGGRGTVQSLEPASSGTEGVLLLERLHPDVSVRSLPEAKALLEAAGTLRRLWVDPPEGHAFETVAERTGRQARAMRAGAAADPEVAPLVEAALAAREELLAAPPERKLLHGTFRQSKVLAGERMPWLAVGPDPVVGECAFDLARLVRDRVEDLIAQPSGAATTRRRVKRLAESLEVDRERLAGWTLFRAVESGVRARRVGRAQDAELLLEFAGWL, translated from the coding sequence ATGGTTTTCGAACCGCCGCAGCGTCTGGTGAGGGCGCTCGGTGAGACGGCGCCCGAGGGCGACGACTGGCTGGAGAAGCTGCCGGAGGTGGCGCGCGGGGCCGTCGCACAGCGCGAGTTGACCGTGGAGCGGGTGCAGGTGCCGGGCGGGCGCAGCAGCCTGGTCGTGCTGGTGCGCACGGCCGACGGCACGCCCGCCGTGCTGAAGCTGGCGCCGCGCCGGGCCCGCCCGGAGAGCGAGCGGGCCGCGCTGGCGCACTGGGGTGGCCGGGGAACGGTCCAGTCGCTGGAGCCGGCCTCTTCCGGCACCGAGGGCGTCCTGCTGCTGGAGCGGCTGCATCCGGATGTGTCGGTGCGGTCGCTGCCGGAGGCGAAGGCGTTGTTGGAGGCTGCGGGGACGCTGCGCCGGCTCTGGGTGGATCCGCCGGAGGGGCACGCCTTCGAGACGGTGGCCGAGCGGACCGGGCGGCAGGCGCGGGCGATGCGGGCGGGCGCGGCGGCCGACCCGGAGGTCGCGCCGCTGGTGGAGGCGGCGCTGGCCGCGCGCGAGGAGCTGCTGGCCGCGCCGCCGGAGCGGAAGCTGCTGCACGGCACGTTCCGGCAGAGCAAGGTGCTCGCCGGGGAGCGGATGCCGTGGCTGGCGGTGGGGCCGGATCCGGTGGTCGGCGAGTGCGCCTTCGACCTGGCCCGGCTGGTCCGGGACCGGGTGGAGGACCTCATCGCCCAGCCGTCCGGTGCGGCGACGACCCGCCGCCGGGTGAAGCGCCTCGCGGAGTCCCTGGAGGTCGACCGGGAGCGCCTGGCCGGCTGGACCCTGTTCCGCGCGGTGGAATCGGGCGTACGGGCCCGCCGCGTCGGCCGCGCACAGGACGCGGAGTTGTTGCTGGAGTTCGCGGGCTGGCTCTAG
- a CDS encoding proline--tRNA ligase, with protein MANAPVQRMSQLMAKTLRDDPADAEVLSHKLLVRAGYVRRTAAGIWTWLPLGKKVLANVERIVREEMDAIGAQEVLLPALLPREPYEATGRWEEYGPELFRLQDRKGGDYLLGPTHEEIFTLMVKDQVSSYKDLPVILYQIQSKYRDEARPRAGILRGREFLMKDSYSFDLEDEGLARSYALHRAAYQRIFERLGLDYRICAATAGAMGGSKSEEFLAPAEAGEDTFADCPNCDFAANTEAVAYELKPVDAAGVPAAEDIPTPDTPTIETLAAQLGVPASATLKNLLVKVDGEIVAVGVPGDREVDMDKVEAHFAPATVEMVTEADFAARPDLVRGYVGPQGLGKVTYIADPRVAPGTAWITGANKADTHAKNVVAGRDFEVDAYVDVVVVQEGDPCPKCGTGLKLDRAIEIGHIFQLGRKYADALKLDVLGQNGKPGRVTMGSYGIGVSRAVAALAEQTADDKGLCWPQEVAPADVHVVAAGKALQTELALDVSEKLSAAGVRVLVDDRPGVSPGVKFTDSELIGVPRILVAGRRAAEGVVELKDRRTGEREELSVEEAIARLTA; from the coding sequence ATGGCGAACGCACCGGTCCAGCGCATGTCCCAGTTGATGGCGAAGACGCTGCGCGACGACCCGGCAGACGCCGAGGTCCTCAGTCACAAGCTGCTCGTCCGCGCCGGCTACGTACGGCGCACCGCCGCCGGCATCTGGACCTGGCTGCCCCTCGGCAAGAAGGTCCTCGCCAACGTGGAGCGCATCGTCCGCGAGGAGATGGACGCCATCGGCGCCCAGGAGGTGCTGCTCCCCGCGCTGCTGCCGCGTGAGCCCTACGAGGCCACCGGCCGCTGGGAGGAGTACGGTCCCGAGCTGTTCCGCCTCCAGGACCGCAAGGGCGGCGACTACCTCCTCGGCCCCACCCACGAGGAGATCTTCACCCTGATGGTGAAGGACCAGGTGTCCTCCTACAAGGACCTGCCGGTCATCCTCTACCAGATCCAGAGCAAGTACCGCGACGAGGCCCGCCCCCGGGCCGGCATCCTGCGCGGCCGCGAGTTCCTGATGAAGGACTCCTACTCCTTCGACCTGGAGGACGAGGGCCTCGCCCGCTCCTATGCCCTGCACCGGGCGGCCTACCAGCGGATCTTCGAGCGCCTCGGCCTCGACTACCGGATCTGCGCCGCGACCGCCGGCGCGATGGGCGGCTCCAAGTCCGAGGAGTTCCTCGCGCCCGCCGAGGCCGGCGAGGACACCTTCGCGGACTGCCCGAACTGCGACTTCGCCGCGAACACCGAGGCGGTCGCCTACGAGCTGAAGCCGGTCGACGCCGCGGGCGTCCCGGCTGCCGAGGACATCCCCACCCCGGACACCCCGACCATCGAGACCCTCGCCGCCCAGCTCGGCGTCCCCGCCTCGGCCACGCTGAAGAACCTGCTGGTCAAGGTCGACGGCGAGATCGTCGCCGTGGGCGTGCCCGGTGACCGCGAGGTCGACATGGACAAGGTGGAGGCGCACTTCGCGCCCGCCACGGTGGAGATGGTCACCGAGGCCGACTTCGCCGCCCGCCCCGACCTGGTGCGCGGCTACGTCGGCCCGCAGGGCCTGGGCAAGGTGACCTACATCGCCGACCCGCGCGTCGCGCCGGGCACCGCCTGGATCACCGGCGCCAACAAGGCCGACACGCACGCGAAGAACGTCGTCGCCGGGCGCGACTTCGAGGTCGACGCGTACGTGGACGTCGTGGTGGTGCAGGAGGGCGACCCCTGCCCCAAGTGCGGCACCGGCCTCAAGCTGGACCGCGCCATCGAGATCGGCCACATCTTCCAGCTGGGCCGCAAGTACGCCGACGCCCTCAAGCTCGACGTCCTCGGCCAGAACGGCAAGCCGGGCCGCGTCACCATGGGCTCCTACGGCATCGGCGTCTCCCGCGCGGTGGCGGCCCTCGCCGAGCAGACCGCCGACGACAAGGGCCTGTGCTGGCCCCAGGAGGTCGCCCCGGCCGACGTCCACGTGGTCGCCGCGGGCAAGGCCCTGCAGACCGAGCTCGCCCTCGACGTCTCCGAAAAGCTGTCCGCCGCCGGCGTCCGCGTCCTGGTCGACGACCGGCCGGGTGTCTCCCCGGGCGTCAAGTTCACCGACTCGGAGCTGATCGGCGTCCCGCGCATCCTGGTCGCCGGGCGCCGCGCGGCCGAGGGCGTGGTGGAACTCAAGGACCGCCGCACCGGCGAGCGCGAGGAACTGTCGGTCGAGGAAGCGATCGCCCGCCTGACGGCGTAA
- a CDS encoding GNAT family N-acetyltransferase — translation MLTQTTSRVLEPSDLDAALAVLDREPVTNAFVTARVQIAGLDPWRLGGEMWGWYEGGVLTSLCYAGANLVPICATPRAVRAFADRARRAGRRCSSIVGPAEATSALWRLLEPQWGPAREVRTHQPLMVTDRMPDTVAPDPYVRRVRKDELETIMPACVAMFTEEVGVSPLAGDGGLLYQARVAELVGSGRSFARFDADGKVVFKAEIGATTGRACQIQGVWVAPEHRGKGVAAPGMAAVLRYALTDIAPVVSLYVNDFNTPARRTYERVGFQEVGAFMSVLF, via the coding sequence GTGTTGACGCAGACCACATCCCGGGTCCTCGAACCGAGTGACCTGGACGCCGCCCTCGCCGTGCTCGACCGCGAGCCGGTCACGAACGCCTTCGTGACCGCCCGGGTGCAGATCGCCGGCCTGGACCCGTGGCGGCTCGGCGGCGAGATGTGGGGCTGGTACGAGGGGGGCGTCCTGACGTCCCTGTGCTACGCCGGCGCCAACCTGGTGCCCATCTGCGCCACCCCCCGGGCCGTCCGCGCCTTCGCCGACCGCGCCCGCCGCGCCGGCCGCCGCTGCTCCTCCATAGTCGGCCCCGCCGAGGCCACCTCGGCGCTCTGGCGACTGCTCGAACCCCAGTGGGGCCCGGCCCGCGAGGTCCGCACCCACCAGCCCCTCATGGTCACCGACCGCATGCCCGACACCGTCGCCCCGGACCCGTACGTGCGCCGCGTCCGCAAGGACGAGCTGGAGACGATCATGCCGGCGTGCGTGGCGATGTTCACCGAGGAGGTCGGCGTCTCCCCGCTGGCCGGCGACGGCGGCCTGCTCTACCAGGCCCGGGTCGCCGAACTCGTCGGCTCCGGCCGCTCCTTCGCCCGCTTCGACGCCGACGGCAAGGTCGTCTTCAAGGCCGAGATCGGTGCCACGACCGGCCGCGCCTGCCAGATCCAGGGCGTCTGGGTGGCTCCCGAACACCGGGGCAAGGGCGTCGCCGCCCCCGGCATGGCCGCCGTCCTGCGCTACGCCCTGACGGACATCGCCCCCGTGGTGAGCCTCTACGTCAACGACTTCAACACCCCCGCCCGCAGAACGTACGAGAGGGTGGGCTTCCAGGAGGTCGGCGCCTTCATGAGCGTCCTCTTCTGA
- the dxr gene encoding 1-deoxy-D-xylulose-5-phosphate reductoisomerase, with protein MTDAPAPLADPHLVYDPVVGDGPKDVVILGSTGSIGTQAIDLVLRHPDRFRVTALSANGGRVALLAEQARRLRVRTVAVAREDVVPALREALTAQYGAGEPLPEILAGKDAATDLAASDCHTVLNGITGSIGLAPTLAALEAGRTLALANKESLIVGGPLVKALAEPGQIIPVDSEHAALFQALAAGTRADVKRLVVTASGGPFRGRTKEQLADVSVEDALAHPTWAMGPVITINSATLVNKGLEVIEAHLLYDIPFDRIEVVVHPQSYVHSMVEFTDGSTLAQATPPDMRGPIAIGLGWPERVPDAAPVFDWSKASTWEFFPLDNEAFPLVNLARHVGELAGTAPAVFNAANEECVEAFRSGALPFNGIMETVTRVVEEHGTPATGTSLTVSDVLEAETWARTRARELTVRTASAEAHA; from the coding sequence ATGACCGACGCTCCAGCCCCCCTCGCCGATCCGCACCTGGTGTACGACCCCGTGGTGGGAGACGGCCCGAAGGACGTGGTGATCCTCGGCTCCACCGGGTCGATCGGCACCCAGGCCATCGACCTCGTGCTGCGCCACCCCGACCGCTTCCGGGTCACCGCCCTGTCCGCCAACGGCGGCCGGGTCGCCCTCCTCGCCGAGCAGGCCCGCCGGCTGAGGGTGCGCACGGTCGCCGTCGCCCGCGAGGACGTCGTACCGGCGCTGCGCGAGGCGCTGACCGCGCAGTACGGGGCGGGGGAGCCGCTGCCCGAGATCCTGGCCGGGAAGGACGCGGCCACCGACCTCGCCGCCTCCGACTGCCACACCGTCCTCAACGGCATCACCGGCTCCATCGGACTGGCCCCGACGCTCGCCGCCCTGGAGGCGGGCCGCACCCTCGCGCTCGCCAACAAGGAATCGCTGATCGTCGGCGGCCCGCTGGTCAAGGCGCTCGCCGAGCCCGGCCAGATCATCCCGGTCGACTCCGAGCACGCCGCCCTGTTCCAGGCGCTGGCCGCCGGCACCCGAGCCGATGTGAAGCGGCTCGTCGTCACCGCCTCCGGCGGCCCCTTCCGCGGCCGCACCAAGGAGCAGCTGGCCGACGTCAGCGTCGAGGACGCCCTCGCCCACCCCACCTGGGCCATGGGCCCGGTCATCACGATCAACTCCGCGACGCTCGTCAACAAGGGCCTGGAGGTCATCGAGGCGCACCTCCTCTACGACATTCCCTTCGACCGCATTGAGGTCGTCGTGCACCCGCAGTCGTATGTCCACTCGATGGTTGAGTTCACGGACGGATCGACACTGGCCCAGGCGACGCCCCCCGACATGCGCGGGCCCATCGCCATCGGCCTCGGCTGGCCCGAGAGGGTCCCCGACGCGGCCCCGGTCTTCGACTGGAGCAAGGCGTCCACCTGGGAGTTCTTCCCGCTCGACAACGAGGCGTTCCCCTTGGTGAACCTCGCCCGGCACGTCGGCGAGCTCGCGGGCACGGCCCCGGCGGTGTTCAATGCCGCGAACGAGGAGTGCGTCGAGGCGTTCCGCTCCGGCGCGCTGCCCTTCAACGGCATCATGGAGACCGTCACCCGGGTGGTCGAGGAGCACGGCACCCCGGCGACGGGAACCTCACTGACCGTGTCGGACGTCCTCGAAGCGGAGACCTGGGCACGGACCAGGGCCCGCGAACTGACAGTCCGGACGGCGAGCGCGGAGGCGCATGCATGA